In Bradyrhizobium lablabi, one DNA window encodes the following:
- a CDS encoding transglutaminase-like cysteine peptidase: MVEPKIIREPMSRTGCSNTWRVILFAWGLSLICAPTEILAGTVTSTVDRADEPFGLATSIVTTGSVLEKWLDVKHRVDGERGVLRICEENSVSCPSQPALQFLAIVDSARGLEGRARLGEINRAINLKIRPMSDQALYGVEDVWSPPLATLAKGAGDCEDYAIAKFVALEEVGVSSDDLRIVILRDDAREEDHAVVAARLDGNWLILDSRHFVMPEDQQVQDYYRPVFLIDRDGVKRYSGGLSRSEESRGYERSVGQIPH; this comes from the coding sequence TTGGTCGAGCCGAAAATAATCAGAGAGCCCATGTCGAGAACAGGCTGTTCCAACACCTGGCGCGTCATCTTGTTTGCGTGGGGTCTATCACTGATCTGCGCCCCAACGGAAATCCTGGCTGGAACTGTAACTTCAACCGTCGACCGGGCCGATGAACCATTCGGGCTTGCAACCTCGATCGTGACCACGGGTTCGGTGCTGGAGAAATGGCTTGACGTCAAACACAGAGTTGATGGCGAGCGGGGTGTACTGAGGATCTGCGAAGAAAATTCGGTATCGTGTCCATCGCAGCCGGCGCTTCAATTCCTGGCGATCGTCGACAGCGCACGAGGCCTCGAAGGTCGCGCCCGCCTGGGCGAAATCAACCGCGCCATCAATCTGAAAATAAGACCGATGAGCGACCAGGCCCTTTACGGCGTGGAGGATGTCTGGAGCCCGCCTCTCGCCACCCTCGCCAAAGGCGCCGGAGATTGCGAAGATTACGCGATCGCCAAATTTGTTGCGCTCGAGGAGGTCGGTGTTTCCTCTGACGATCTTCGGATCGTCATCCTGCGGGACGACGCAAGGGAAGAGGACCACGCCGTTGTCGCGGCGCGGCTCGACGGCAATTGGCTCATCCTGGACAGTCGACACTTTGTCATGCCCGAGGACCAGCAGGTGCAGGATTATTACCGCCCGGTGTTTCTGATCGATCGCGATGGCGTCAAACGCTATTCCGGTGGGTTATCCAGATCCGAAGAATCGCGCGGATATGAGCGCTCCGTCGGCCAGATCCCGCACTAG
- a CDS encoding molybdopterin-dependent oxidoreductase: protein MQKYDAQPGLTRRGVIHGMGIAGLALMSSPALAQETVDLHVSGGPGTRPITTSYPQKGRMILQRSSPPWLETPFEVFDKGVFTPNDQHYVSWHWANFPGDIDVDSFRLAVRGQVNQALSLSLNDVLQGFSRVDIAAVNQCAGNSRIYAEPRVAGAQWADGSMSNALWTGVRLKDVLDRAGVKPGAIQARFGGLDEPVMPGAPKFLKSLTVDHARDGEVMIAFAMNGEQLPLLNGFPLRLVVPGWCGVYWIKMLNDIEVLDQPDTNYWTATGYRVPDTPHNSVKPGDTGFKMVPVTRNAPRSFITNIRNGDSVPAGSAALARGIAFGGDCGVARVDLSIDGGRSWQPAKLGADQGKYGFRQWQTQFTLPARGAHRLMVRCTNTGNEAQPGFRIWNPAGYLYNTIETTDVVAA from the coding sequence ATGCAGAAGTACGACGCCCAACCGGGGCTAACGCGACGGGGCGTGATCCATGGAATGGGGATCGCCGGCCTGGCGCTGATGTCCTCGCCGGCGCTGGCGCAAGAGACGGTCGATCTGCACGTGTCCGGCGGCCCCGGTACGCGGCCCATCACCACATCCTATCCGCAAAAGGGCCGAATGATCCTGCAGCGTTCAAGCCCGCCATGGCTCGAGACGCCGTTCGAAGTCTTCGACAAGGGCGTGTTCACTCCGAACGACCAGCATTATGTCAGTTGGCACTGGGCGAATTTTCCGGGCGACATCGATGTGGACAGCTTTCGCCTTGCGGTTCGCGGCCAGGTCAACCAAGCCTTATCGCTGTCGCTCAATGATGTTTTGCAGGGTTTTTCGAGAGTAGATATCGCGGCGGTGAACCAGTGTGCCGGCAATTCCCGAATCTACGCCGAGCCCCGCGTTGCCGGCGCGCAATGGGCGGATGGTTCGATGAGCAACGCACTCTGGACCGGTGTGCGTCTCAAGGATGTGCTTGACCGGGCCGGTGTAAAACCCGGCGCCATTCAAGCCCGCTTCGGCGGCCTGGACGAGCCGGTGATGCCGGGCGCGCCGAAATTTCTCAAGTCGCTCACCGTCGATCACGCGCGCGACGGCGAGGTGATGATCGCTTTCGCCATGAACGGCGAGCAGCTTCCATTGTTGAACGGGTTTCCTCTGCGCCTCGTCGTTCCCGGCTGGTGCGGAGTCTACTGGATCAAGATGCTGAACGACATCGAGGTGCTCGACCAGCCCGACACCAATTACTGGACGGCGACCGGATACCGTGTGCCGGATACGCCGCACAATTCCGTCAAGCCGGGCGACACCGGATTCAAGATGGTGCCGGTGACCCGCAACGCTCCGAGGTCGTTCATCACCAACATCCGCAACGGCGACAGCGTGCCGGCGGGGTCGGCGGCTTTGGCGCGGGGCATCGCGTTCGGCGGCGATTGCGGCGTCGCGCGTGTCGATCTGTCGATTGATGGCGGCAGGAGCTGGCAGCCGGCGAAGCTCGGCGCCGACCAGGGAAAATATGGCTTTCGGCAATGGCAGACGCAATTCACGCTGCCGGCGCGCGGCGCACACCGACTGATGGTCCGCTGCACCAACACCGGAAATGAGGCGCAGCCCGGTTTCCGGATCTGGAATCCGGCCGGCTACCTCTACAACACCATTGAAACGACCGATGTGGTCGCGGCCTGA
- a CDS encoding FAD binding domain-containing protein, with translation MKAFTYQRADSATRAAAAAVKPGAKIIAGGTNLLDLMKLQVETPSTLVDINSLPLDKIEETPDGGLRVGALVRNSDLAADSRVRQRYGVLSRALLAGASAQLRNKATTGGNLLQRTRCYYFYDVTKPCNKRSPGSGCAALAGLNRIHAILGASDQCIATHPSDMAVAMRALDARVETINREGEARVIPIADLHRLPGKTPEIETSLKSGEIITAVALPPPPPGVQVYRKVRDRASYAFALVSVAAIVDTARGRIRSARLAFGGLAPKPWRAAQAEEKFANVAADPTSFNAAANAVLDGARGFGGNDFKIPLTRRTLHGVLAEITRT, from the coding sequence ATGAAGGCCTTCACTTATCAACGCGCCGATTCGGCAACGCGGGCTGCCGCCGCTGCCGTGAAGCCTGGCGCAAAAATCATAGCAGGCGGCACCAACCTGCTCGACCTCATGAAGTTGCAGGTCGAGACGCCGTCGACGCTGGTCGACATCAATTCGCTGCCGCTCGACAAAATCGAGGAGACGCCGGATGGCGGCCTGCGCGTCGGCGCGCTGGTCCGAAACAGCGACCTCGCGGCCGATTCTCGCGTGCGACAGCGCTATGGCGTCCTGAGCCGCGCCCTGCTGGCGGGCGCCAGCGCGCAACTGCGCAACAAGGCCACCACCGGCGGCAACCTGCTGCAGCGAACGCGCTGTTACTATTTTTATGATGTGACAAAACCGTGCAACAAGCGCAGTCCGGGTTCGGGCTGCGCCGCGCTCGCCGGCCTTAACCGCATTCACGCCATCCTCGGCGCCAGCGATCAATGCATCGCCACCCATCCCTCCGACATGGCGGTGGCAATGCGGGCGCTCGACGCGCGGGTAGAGACGATCAATCGCGAAGGCGAGGCCCGTGTGATTCCGATCGCCGATTTGCATCGTTTGCCCGGCAAGACACCGGAGATCGAGACCTCGCTCAAATCCGGAGAAATCATCACGGCGGTCGCGCTGCCTCCGCCGCCGCCGGGCGTGCAGGTCTATCGCAAGGTCCGTGACCGCGCCTCCTACGCCTTTGCGCTGGTTTCGGTTGCCGCCATCGTCGACACCGCGCGCGGACGAATTCGCTCAGCCCGGCTCGCGTTCGGCGGCCTCGCCCCCAAGCCATGGCGTGCCGCGCAGGCCGAGGAAAAATTCGCCAATGTCGCCGCCGATCCCACCAGCTTCAATGCCGCCGCCAATGCGGTTCTCGACGGCGCCCGCGGATTCGGCGGCAACGATTTCAAGATTCCATTGACCCGGCGAACCCTGCACGGCGTGCTGGCGGAAATTACCCGGACCTGA
- a CDS encoding cupin domain-containing protein yields MSSAAAIHIVSPDEFDRATAQTPGSERRAAIASTLGIASAIWGGLFEVEPEARTGIHHHGEQETIAYVLSGVSEIRWGAKGEHTARAKAGDFIHVPAFLPHMEINPSKLEPFLWVVVRSTATPVVVNLPDDIWP; encoded by the coding sequence ATGAGTTCTGCTGCTGCAATCCATATCGTCAGCCCAGATGAATTCGATCGCGCAACGGCGCAGACGCCGGGCTCCGAACGCCGCGCGGCAATCGCCTCGACGCTAGGTATCGCTTCGGCGATCTGGGGCGGCCTGTTCGAGGTAGAACCGGAAGCGCGGACAGGAATTCACCATCACGGAGAACAGGAGACGATCGCCTACGTCCTTTCCGGCGTCAGCGAAATACGCTGGGGTGCGAAGGGAGAACATACGGCGCGCGCGAAGGCCGGCGATTTCATTCATGTTCCCGCCTTCCTGCCGCATATGGAAATAAACCCTTCGAAACTGGAGCCGTTTCTATGGGTTGTCGTACGGAGCACGGCGACGCCCGTCGTCGTGAATCTTCCGGACGACATTTGGCCGTAA
- a CDS encoding Ohr family peroxiredoxin yields MTAKVLLTGKTHNTNGRNGAARSSDGFLDIKLPQPHPAAENLFGAAWSACYMGAIELAASQKKIKLPAELSVDAEIDLNLADGAYFLAARLNVSLPGLDREVAQELIHAAHGICPYSKATRGNIAVETNLV; encoded by the coding sequence ATGACCGCGAAGGTTCTTCTCACCGGCAAGACCCACAACACCAACGGCCGCAACGGCGCCGCGCGCAGCAGCGACGGCTTTCTGGACATCAAGCTGCCGCAGCCGCACCCGGCGGCGGAAAATCTGTTCGGTGCCGCCTGGTCGGCCTGCTACATGGGCGCGATCGAACTCGCCGCCTCCCAAAAGAAGATCAAGCTCCCGGCCGAATTGTCGGTCGACGCCGAGATCGACCTGAACCTCGCCGACGGCGCCTACTTCCTGGCGGCGCGTCTCAACGTCAGCCTGCCCGGCCTCGACCGCGAGGTCGCGCAAGAGCTGATCCATGCGGCGCACGGGATCTGCCCGTACTCCAAGGCCACGCGCGGCAACATCGCCGTCGAGACCAATCTCGTATGA
- a CDS encoding GlcG/HbpS family heme-binding protein codes for MTRIGITILAMVFCFSAQAQTISVTTLDQAGAQTVLQAAKESAQQRNAPSAIAVVDPAGDLLAFQRMDGVRPASADLAIAKARTAARLQRSTSEIEDNINQGRTAFVTAGVLVLRGGMPVRVNGAVVGAVGVAGLSKETDAEIANTAAAALNPSPVTAQRR; via the coding sequence ATGACGAGAATTGGCATCACAATATTGGCAATGGTCTTCTGCTTCTCAGCCCAGGCACAGACCATCAGCGTGACGACGCTTGATCAAGCCGGAGCCCAGACCGTGCTGCAAGCAGCCAAGGAGAGCGCGCAGCAGCGCAATGCGCCCTCGGCTATCGCCGTGGTTGATCCCGCTGGCGACCTGCTTGCCTTCCAGCGGATGGATGGGGTCCGCCCGGCGAGCGCGGACCTTGCCATCGCGAAGGCACGAACCGCGGCGCGGCTTCAGCGGTCGACGTCGGAGATCGAAGACAACATCAATCAGGGACGAACGGCCTTTGTCACGGCCGGTGTCCTGGTCCTGCGCGGCGGCATGCCGGTCCGCGTCAACGGCGCCGTCGTCGGCGCAGTAGGCGTTGCCGGCTTGAGCAAGGAGACCGACGCCGAGATCGCCAACACCGCGGCGGCCGCGCTGAACCCCTCGCCGGTGACAGCCCAGCGTCGGTGA
- a CDS encoding 2Fe-2S iron-sulfur cluster-binding protein, with protein sequence MDEHESARERNATEITRRTVIETGTTALLLTTLPRAALAAGPVDDGAPPSVVQVDLRINGRSHSLTLDPRTTLLDALREHLALTGSKKGCDHGQCGACTVLIEGRRINSCLTLAVMHDGQSVTTIEGLAEGEKLHPLQAAFVEHDGFQCGYCTSGQICSAVGMLAESRSGMPSYVTADLAQPQPELTEAEIRERMSGNICRCAAYPNIVAAIKQAAEMPT encoded by the coding sequence ATGGACGAACACGAATCCGCCAGAGAGCGCAACGCAACCGAGATTACCCGCCGCACGGTGATCGAGACCGGCACTACCGCGCTGCTCCTGACCACGCTCCCCCGTGCCGCGCTTGCCGCCGGTCCGGTCGATGACGGAGCGCCGCCCTCTGTTGTGCAGGTCGACCTTCGGATCAATGGCCGCTCTCATTCACTGACGCTGGATCCGCGCACGACCTTGCTGGACGCGCTGCGTGAGCATCTGGCGCTTACGGGCTCGAAGAAAGGCTGCGATCACGGCCAGTGCGGCGCCTGCACCGTGCTGATCGAAGGCCGCCGCATCAATTCGTGCCTGACGCTGGCGGTGATGCATGACGGGCAATCCGTCACGACGATCGAGGGGCTGGCCGAGGGTGAGAAGTTGCATCCGTTGCAGGCGGCCTTTGTTGAACATGATGGATTTCAGTGCGGCTACTGCACCTCGGGCCAGATTTGTTCCGCGGTCGGAATGCTGGCCGAGAGCCGCAGCGGCATGCCGAGCTACGTCACGGCCGATCTGGCGCAGCCGCAGCCGGAGCTGACCGAGGCGGAAATCCGCGAACGGATGAGCGGCAACATCTGCCGTTGCGCGGCCTATCCGAACATCGTGGCCGCCATCAAACAGGCCGCGGAGATGCCGACATGA
- a CDS encoding serine O-acetyltransferase, which yields MNPNGIASSDDLWQSIRHEAVVAGAIDPIFGSSLSSAILDHADLDSAVAYQIGGRLGKNSTERGRFAQIAREAFLAAPDLVEAASRDLRWITVRDPATMGLLLPLLNFKGYIALQVFRVSNWLWSNGRIDLALLLQSQSSDSLQVSIHPSARIGTPVFLDHATEIVVGRLVEIGDEVTILQRVTVGRKDALGGRAPRIGRGAYLSAGATILGDISIGDFAKIGAGAVVTKDVPAGCTAVGVPARLTNCPEQRVRV from the coding sequence ATGAATCCCAACGGAATTGCATCCAGCGACGACCTCTGGCAGTCGATCCGGCACGAGGCAGTAGTGGCCGGTGCGATCGATCCGATTTTTGGCAGCTCCTTGTCATCCGCGATCCTTGATCACGCCGATCTTGATAGCGCGGTTGCCTACCAGATCGGCGGGCGGCTTGGAAAAAACAGCACCGAGCGCGGACGGTTTGCGCAGATAGCTCGCGAGGCATTTTTGGCTGCACCCGATCTGGTTGAGGCGGCGAGCCGTGATCTGCGCTGGATTACAGTTCGTGATCCCGCGACCATGGGTTTGCTGCTGCCGCTTCTCAACTTCAAGGGATACATCGCACTGCAAGTCTTTCGTGTGTCGAACTGGCTCTGGAGCAACGGCCGGATCGATCTTGCGTTGTTGCTGCAAAGCCAATCCTCCGACTCGCTTCAGGTGAGCATCCATCCATCCGCAAGAATCGGAACGCCGGTCTTTCTTGATCATGCGACTGAAATCGTCGTGGGCCGTCTTGTGGAGATCGGCGACGAGGTGACGATCCTGCAGCGCGTCACCGTGGGACGGAAAGATGCGCTCGGCGGTCGCGCACCGAGAATCGGCCGCGGCGCGTACCTCTCCGCGGGCGCAACGATCCTGGGCGACATCAGCATCGGCGACTTTGCCAAAATCGGCGCCGGAGCGGTTGTCACGAAGGATGTGCCGGCCGGCTGCACCGCTGTCGGCGTTCCGGCGCGCCTGACCAACTGTCCGGAACAGCGCGTTAGGGTTTGA
- a CDS encoding purine-nucleoside phosphorylase translates to MIINMFGGTPFPFSEASAFTSNLGLTKSIQVRGLSPDYPNILCNSDDVCQMVAGEGHANVAASTMALILSEKFDLRRTYFLIAGIAGIDPHEGTTGSAAWARYLIDYGISWEIDAREIPGSAADPTFPVWPYGYAAIFPTDTSTQPWNSLPSIPTPYHSEMYQLNEPLLQKILSLTSKVDLTVNDNPTAQAYRARYAEAKAKAPPSVIQCDTMAGDTWFHGIKLGERATAWTTLWTNGKGTYCTTQQEDNATYMALTRGAISGLVDLDRVAVLRTASNFDRPYPGESAWHSLCGCGPEGGSGGFVPAISNLWIASAPFIKDVVVHWDQWKHGVPK, encoded by the coding sequence ATGATCATCAACATGTTCGGCGGCACCCCCTTCCCATTCTCCGAGGCGTCGGCTTTCACCTCCAATCTCGGGTTGACGAAATCGATACAAGTTCGGGGCCTGTCGCCCGACTATCCCAACATTTTGTGCAACTCCGACGATGTGTGCCAGATGGTCGCCGGCGAGGGTCACGCGAACGTGGCCGCATCGACCATGGCCTTGATCCTCAGCGAAAAGTTCGACTTGCGCCGCACCTACTTCCTGATCGCAGGCATTGCCGGGATCGATCCTCACGAGGGGACAACCGGCTCGGCGGCGTGGGCGCGCTATCTCATCGACTACGGCATTTCATGGGAGATCGACGCGCGCGAGATTCCGGGAAGCGCAGCCGATCCGACCTTCCCGGTCTGGCCCTATGGATACGCCGCGATCTTTCCGACCGATACGTCCACGCAGCCCTGGAACTCGCTGCCCAGCATCCCCACCCCGTATCACAGCGAGATGTATCAGTTGAACGAACCGTTGCTGCAGAAGATCCTGTCCTTGACCAGCAAGGTGGATCTCACGGTCAACGACAATCCGACCGCCCAGGCCTATCGAGCCCGCTATGCCGAGGCGAAGGCCAAGGCCCCGCCCAGCGTCATTCAGTGCGACACGATGGCGGGCGACACCTGGTTTCACGGCATCAAGCTTGGCGAGCGCGCCACGGCATGGACCACGCTGTGGACCAACGGCAAAGGGACCTATTGCACCACCCAACAGGAGGATAACGCCACCTACATGGCCCTTACCCGCGGGGCCATCTCCGGGCTGGTGGATCTCGACCGCGTTGCCGTGCTGCGGACCGCATCGAACTTCGACCGTCCCTACCCCGGTGAGTCGGCCTGGCACTCGCTCTGCGGTTGTGGCCCCGAGGGAGGCTCGGGCGGTTTCGTGCCCGCCATAAGCAATCTATGGATAGCTTCGGCGCCGTTCATCAAGGATGTCGTCGTCCACTGGGACCAGTGGAAGCACGGCGTTCCGAAGTAG
- a CDS encoding xanthine dehydrogenase family protein molybdopterin-binding subunit: protein MEMNSPVGSNALDTEGVVGKPLDRVDGPLKVTGGARYAYEVQQQNALYGFVVEASIGKGTIRSLDTRAAENTPGVVLVLTHRNAPTQGTGNHREAHPVLTGPQVTYYGQPVAFVVAESFEQARAAAYLVDVKYDRSSGKYALRQNLDQARVPHPDDAPAADSAVGDFAGAFAGAPVQVDVTYTTPLQSHAMMEPHATLAMWDGDRLILHTANQMLNQGQKVIATTLKIPVENIRLISPFIGGGFGGKLWVNADAILAAIASRQLKQPVKTALTRQQIFHVTTHRSDTIQRVRLGTDRDGRMLAIGHDVFSGNLPSEQTYEGAALQTRTLYAGANRLTRHRLAPLDIPVASSMRAPGESVGLMALECAMDELAEKLNLDPIELRLRNEPSEDPEQHIPYSSRHLVACMQEGARLFGWDKRNAKPGQVRDGRWLVGMGMAAATRGNPLRPSSASVRLNPDGTATVQMAMTDIGTGTYTILAQITAEMLGLPTDRVRVELGDTNFPEAAGSGGSWGAGSSGSALFEACESLREKLAQQAGMDVKTARFADGRIASGERSIKLTDLVDTGIEADGEIGPGRNNKEFSQQSYGAHFAEVGVDADTGELRLRRMLGVFTAGRVLNAKTARSQAIGGMVFGVGAALHEAMTLDPRFGYFVNRDLAEYLVPVHADIPAIDAIFLPELDQQSNPLKSKGIGELGICGAGASLANAIYNACGARVRDFPVTLDKLLSSLPIQT, encoded by the coding sequence ATGGAAATGAACTCACCTGTCGGCTCGAACGCGCTTGATACGGAAGGCGTCGTCGGCAAGCCGCTCGATCGCGTCGACGGGCCGCTGAAAGTCACCGGCGGCGCGCGCTATGCCTACGAGGTGCAACAGCAAAACGCGCTCTACGGCTTCGTGGTCGAAGCCTCGATCGGAAAGGGAACGATCAGATCGCTCGATACGCGCGCTGCGGAAAACACGCCGGGCGTGGTTCTCGTGCTCACCCATCGTAACGCCCCCACACAAGGTACCGGCAATCACCGGGAGGCTCATCCGGTGCTGACGGGACCGCAAGTGACATATTACGGCCAGCCGGTTGCATTCGTCGTCGCCGAAAGTTTTGAGCAGGCCAGAGCCGCCGCTTATCTGGTGGACGTGAAATACGACCGGTCGAGCGGAAAATACGCGCTTCGCCAAAACCTCGATCAGGCGCGCGTACCACACCCGGACGATGCGCCGGCCGCCGACAGCGCGGTCGGAGATTTCGCGGGCGCGTTCGCCGGCGCTCCCGTCCAGGTCGACGTGACCTACACCACGCCGCTGCAGAGCCACGCCATGATGGAACCCCACGCCACATTGGCGATGTGGGACGGCGACAGGCTGATCCTCCACACCGCCAACCAGATGCTCAATCAGGGACAGAAGGTCATCGCAACAACCCTGAAAATTCCGGTTGAGAATATCCGCCTGATCAGTCCCTTCATCGGCGGCGGTTTCGGCGGCAAGCTCTGGGTCAATGCCGACGCCATACTGGCGGCGATCGCGTCGCGCCAGCTCAAGCAGCCGGTGAAAACCGCTCTGACACGGCAGCAGATCTTTCATGTCACGACGCACCGTTCGGATACCATCCAGCGCGTTCGCCTGGGGACCGATCGGGACGGTCGGATGCTCGCGATCGGCCATGATGTGTTCTCGGGCAACTTGCCCAGCGAGCAAACCTACGAGGGCGCGGCGCTGCAGACCCGCACGCTTTACGCGGGAGCGAACCGCCTGACGCGACATCGTCTGGCGCCGCTGGATATTCCGGTCGCATCGTCGATGCGCGCGCCCGGTGAATCCGTCGGGCTGATGGCGCTTGAATGCGCGATGGACGAACTGGCCGAAAAGCTCAACCTCGACCCGATCGAACTGCGCCTCCGCAACGAGCCAAGCGAGGATCCGGAACAGCATATCCCCTATTCCAGCCGGCACCTGGTCGCCTGCATGCAGGAAGGCGCGCGCCTTTTCGGTTGGGACAAGCGCAATGCGAAGCCGGGACAAGTTCGCGACGGGCGATGGCTGGTCGGAATGGGCATGGCGGCGGCGACGCGGGGCAACCCGCTTCGGCCCTCGAGCGCCAGTGTCCGATTGAATCCCGATGGTACCGCGACGGTGCAAATGGCGATGACCGACATCGGCACCGGGACCTATACCATCCTGGCGCAGATCACGGCCGAGATGCTCGGTCTGCCGACCGATCGCGTCCGGGTCGAACTCGGTGACACCAACTTTCCGGAAGCCGCCGGTTCGGGCGGCTCGTGGGGAGCCGGCAGTTCCGGCTCGGCCCTGTTCGAGGCGTGTGAGAGCCTACGTGAGAAGCTCGCCCAGCAGGCCGGCATGGACGTAAAGACCGCACGCTTTGCCGACGGCCGCATCGCGTCGGGCGAACGTTCGATAAAGCTGACGGATCTTGTCGACACCGGCATCGAGGCCGACGGCGAAATCGGGCCCGGCCGCAACAACAAGGAATTCTCGCAGCAATCCTACGGTGCGCATTTCGCCGAAGTCGGCGTCGATGCCGACACCGGCGAACTGCGGTTGCGGCGTATGCTGGGCGTATTCACCGCCGGCCGCGTCCTCAATGCCAAGACGGCCCGCTCGCAGGCGATCGGCGGAATGGTATTCGGCGTCGGCGCCGCGCTGCACGAAGCGATGACGCTCGATCCCCGCTTCGGCTACTTCGTCAATCGGGACCTCGCCGAATATCTCGTGCCGGTGCACGCCGATATTCCGGCCATCGACGCCATTTTCCTTCCCGAGCTCGATCAGCAATCCAACCCGCTGAAGAGCAAAGGTATCGGCGAGCTCGGGATCTGCGGCGCCGGCGCATCGCTCGCCAACGCGATCTACAACGCCTGCGGTGCGCGGGTCCGTGATTTTCCGGTCACCCTGGACAAGCTGCTTTCATCCCTGCCGATACAAACCTGA
- a CDS encoding type II toxin-antitoxin system PemK/MazF family toxin translates to MQRGDVVIVAAAGDYGKPRPAVIVQTDAFPESHGSVVLCQLTSELVDAPDFRVTLEPKPENGLRLKSQVMADKPVTVRRERIGQKIGRLGNQDVARLGIALAFVLGLAD, encoded by the coding sequence ATGCAACGCGGTGACGTGGTAATTGTTGCCGCGGCCGGTGACTATGGCAAGCCCCGCCCGGCGGTCATCGTGCAGACTGACGCCTTTCCGGAGAGCCATGGCTCTGTAGTGCTTTGCCAGTTGACTTCCGAACTGGTGGACGCCCCGGATTTTCGCGTCACCCTCGAGCCAAAGCCCGAAAATGGATTGCGGCTTAAATCGCAGGTGATGGCCGACAAGCCGGTCACCGTGAGACGCGAACGGATCGGGCAGAAGATCGGGCGTCTCGGTAACCAAGACGTGGCTCGGCTCGGAATTGCCTTGGCGTTTGTCTTAGGGCTTGCGGATTAG
- a CDS encoding DUF2158 domain-containing protein, whose amino-acid sequence MKAFTKWTPNAAALTLAVALSVPLSIPAFSEPARSVTAIHDQTVASFQPGELVRLRSGGPVMTVSNVSGDQVDCYWMDSSGQPSADKFPISVLKKF is encoded by the coding sequence ATGAAGGCATTCACGAAATGGACGCCCAATGCAGCAGCGCTAACGCTCGCCGTTGCGCTCAGCGTGCCCCTGTCAATCCCAGCTTTTTCCGAACCGGCTCGCTCGGTTACGGCAATACACGACCAGACTGTTGCTTCGTTCCAGCCTGGCGAACTGGTTCGGCTGCGTTCGGGAGGGCCGGTGATGACCGTTAGCAACGTCAGCGGCGATCAGGTCGATTGCTACTGGATGGACTCGAGCGGTCAACCCAGTGCTGACAAATTTCCGATCTCGGTGCTGAAAAAATTCTAG
- a CDS encoding antitoxin MazE-like protein, which translates to MTAPAERMKMMRQRRRARGLRELRLVVADARSRAVRRRVAKQVASLDPDRERDALEWIESVSEFDADATR; encoded by the coding sequence ATGACCGCGCCAGCCGAAAGGATGAAGATGATGCGGCAGCGGCGGCGCGCACGGGGATTGCGCGAACTGCGTCTCGTGGTAGCCGATGCCCGCTCGCGGGCGGTGCGACGACGGGTGGCGAAGCAGGTCGCCAGTCTCGACCCTGATCGCGAACGCGACGCGCTGGAGTGGATCGAGTCGGTCTCCGAGTTTGATGCAGATGCAACGCGGTGA
- a CDS encoding sulfite:cytochrome C oxidoreductase subunit b precursor, whose protein sequence is MQREVLLMVAILGLVLWHPGEAATIAALKSLKLDVPTSDAMFPGPGSDAINNNCLACHSADHVLNQPSLSRKAWQEVVDKMITAYKAPVSPDDAKAIVDYLVRTKGTS, encoded by the coding sequence ATGCAACGTGAAGTTCTGCTGATGGTGGCCATTCTGGGCCTCGTTCTCTGGCATCCCGGCGAGGCCGCGACGATCGCCGCATTGAAGTCGCTGAAGCTGGATGTCCCCACCAGCGACGCGATGTTCCCCGGTCCGGGATCGGATGCGATCAACAACAACTGCCTTGCCTGCCACTCGGCCGACCACGTGTTGAACCAGCCCTCGTTGTCGCGGAAGGCGTGGCAGGAAGTGGTCGACAAGATGATCACCGCTTACAAGGCCCCCGTCAGCCCCGACGACGCCAAAGCGATCGTGGATTATCTGGTCCGCACCAAAGGCACCTCGTAA